CCATGTGCCGCAAGTGATACACTTCTGGTCAAAGATTGTCCTGTCATTATCAGGACTGTTTTTTGCCTTCCTGCCTGCCATTGTTATCAGCCACAGAGATCGATGGTTTGACATTTATATAAATTATCTATTACATATTATTATGGTTATGTGTGTTTATCGCACAACCATGCAAAACTTTAAGTTATCAAAGCATGTAACTACATACAGAAAAATATCAGCGCCTGGACAGCAGTGCTCTTACTTCCCGACCAGCCGTCCGGTTCTGTAGAGGCAGGTAAGCTAATGGATGAGATTGATATGATAAGGCAGAGAAAAATGGAAGGTCTGAAGAAGGAGCTTGAGAAGCGCGAATATCCTGCAGAGCCTCTGGAGGTCACAGATGCTGCATTTGATGAGTTTACCGCCAGGCATACGCTGGTCGTCGTGGACTGCTGGGCCCAGTGGTGCGGTCCGTGTCGCATGCTTTCACCCGTTATCGATGAACTTGCAACGGAGCTCCGGGGAAAGGTTATCTTCGGCAAGCTGAACGTGGATCATAACAAGGGAACTGCCATGAGATTTGCCATAACAAGCATTCCTGCACTCCTTGTCTTCAGGGACGGCAAGCTTGCGGACCGGATAGTAGGGGCAGTACCTAAACAGAAGATAATCCAGAGATTGCAGCCTTTGATGTGAGGAGTAAAAATGGGATTCAAACCACGAATTGCAGAAAGTCCGTCCGTACG
This DNA window, taken from Methanolobus chelungpuianus, encodes the following:
- the trxA gene encoding thioredoxin; the protein is MDEIDMIRQRKMEGLKKELEKREYPAEPLEVTDAAFDEFTARHTLVVVDCWAQWCGPCRMLSPVIDELATELRGKVIFGKLNVDHNKGTAMRFAITSIPALLVFRDGKLADRIVGAVPKQKIIQRLQPLM